The Thermogemmatispora onikobensis genome includes a region encoding these proteins:
- the truA gene encoding tRNA pseudouridine(38-40) synthase TruA gives MNIACGIEYDGTDYHGFQRQPVTHGPTIQGVLETAIARIAGERVVVHGAGRTDAGVHASGQVINFRSTARLTPEVWMRALNATLPPTVVVRWAREVPERFHARFSALSRSYRYTIWNDAIPTALLARFTYHRSQPLAVDLMAEACKSLLGTKDFGAFGQSPEDASHPDEAGPHHCVRTMLAASCLRSGACIFCDFTANAFLTGMVRRMVGTLLLVGQGRLSVEEFAAIVQRADRSHPGAAVPARGLCLVGVSYPPELGLPEPPATTETLVSAVWPALVGVGAAPAPDGDEDPAA, from the coding sequence ATGAATATCGCCTGTGGCATTGAGTACGATGGCACGGACTATCACGGCTTCCAGCGTCAGCCAGTGACTCATGGCCCTACGATTCAGGGAGTGCTGGAGACGGCGATCGCGCGTATTGCTGGTGAGCGAGTCGTGGTGCACGGAGCCGGGCGCACCGATGCGGGCGTTCACGCCTCGGGCCAGGTAATTAACTTCCGCTCGACGGCGCGACTCACTCCCGAGGTCTGGATGCGGGCCTTGAATGCTACCTTGCCACCGACGGTGGTCGTGCGCTGGGCGCGTGAGGTGCCGGAGCGCTTCCATGCTCGCTTCAGCGCCCTCAGTCGCTCTTATCGTTATACGATTTGGAATGATGCGATTCCGACGGCGCTCCTGGCTCGCTTCACGTACCATCGCTCTCAGCCGCTGGCGGTCGATCTCATGGCTGAGGCCTGCAAGTCTCTGCTGGGGACGAAGGATTTCGGGGCCTTTGGGCAGAGTCCCGAGGATGCTTCCCATCCTGATGAGGCTGGCCCGCACCATTGTGTCCGTACCATGCTGGCGGCCTCCTGCCTTCGCTCTGGCGCCTGCATCTTTTGTGACTTTACGGCCAATGCCTTTCTGACTGGCATGGTGCGCCGTATGGTGGGAACACTCCTGCTGGTCGGTCAGGGACGGCTCAGTGTGGAGGAATTCGCTGCGATTGTCCAGCGCGCCGATCGTTCCCATCCGGGGGCGGCGGTCCCGGCGCGTGGGCTGTGCCTGGTAGGGGTCTCCTATCCCCCAGAGCTGGGCCTGCCGGAGCCGCCGGCGACCACGGAGACGCTGGTTTCTGCTGTTTGGCCCGCACTGGTTGGCGTGGGGGCCGCGCCCGCGCCTGATGGTGATGAAGACCCAGCAGCCTGA
- a CDS encoding bL17 family ribosomal protein, whose translation MRHRVAGNRLGMPEHRRRAVRRSLMAGLLRYDRVNTTLARARAIRGEVERLIATAVEGRAAAQRHLAQVVPDEEKAAKLLAFARRGRFSLHDEVATNEERAAMGMPPLTEQGRKFLENKLKERRAELLRIIPKEEEAERALRAAYEALVIELRARRYVLSHLPDELVVRRLFDELVPRYMGRPGGYTRITKLGQRKGDAAEVAQIALV comes from the coding sequence TTGAGGCATCGTGTTGCCGGTAATAGGCTGGGAATGCCGGAGCACCGCCGTCGCGCTGTCCGCCGTAGCCTGATGGCGGGTTTGCTCCGCTACGATCGGGTCAATACTACCCTGGCCCGCGCCCGCGCGATTCGCGGCGAGGTTGAGCGGCTGATCGCGACCGCCGTCGAGGGCCGCGCCGCGGCTCAGCGCCATCTGGCGCAGGTGGTTCCCGATGAGGAGAAGGCGGCCAAGCTGCTGGCTTTCGCGCGCCGGGGCCGCTTCTCGCTCCATGATGAGGTGGCAACGAACGAGGAGCGCGCGGCTATGGGGATGCCCCCACTGACGGAGCAGGGCCGGAAGTTCTTGGAGAATAAGCTGAAGGAGCGCCGGGCGGAGCTCTTGCGCATTATTCCCAAGGAAGAGGAGGCGGAGCGAGCTTTGCGCGCCGCTTATGAGGCGCTGGTGATTGAGCTACGCGCCCGCCGTTATGTGCTGAGCCACCTGCCCGATGAGCTGGTGGTGCGCCGCCTTTTCGATGAGCTGGTGCCCCGCTATATGGGCCGCCCCGGTGGCTATACGCGCATTACAAAGCTGGGGCAGCGTAAGGGCGATGCTGCCGAGGTCGCTCAGATCGCTCTGGTCTGA